The following are from one region of the Petrotoga mobilis SJ95 genome:
- the hflK gene encoding FtsH protease activity modulator HflK, which produces MAEYEIFNPNEEFNDEGNNHEGHRWRNIIIIAVIIAIGIYLLTGVYQVGPSEVALVKTFGEYKSTAGPGLHIHLPYPIQSHVIVDVRTINKVELGFRTTSTGRTPTYSTYTDEAEMITGDQNIISIEAVVQYRVNDPVAYAFNVIQGYDLVKSTSESVLRERVALSDLENVLTTERDQIAMETAERVQSILDSYNSGILIQNVYLQAVTPPEPVVPAFDDVNNARQDQQTAINEAQRYGNDIIPRAEGEAQRILNDAQAYAYEQVAKATGEAERFKALLEEYQNSEDITRKRLILDSVQQMIKNSKIQVVSEEGNTLNFLDLSEIIGGDTL; this is translated from the coding sequence TTGGCTGAATATGAGATCTTCAATCCCAACGAAGAATTTAACGACGAAGGTAACAATCATGAAGGTCATAGATGGCGCAATATAATCATTATTGCCGTTATCATAGCGATTGGTATTTACCTTTTAACCGGTGTTTATCAGGTAGGACCTTCTGAAGTAGCATTAGTCAAAACGTTCGGTGAATACAAATCCACCGCAGGACCAGGCTTACACATTCATCTACCCTACCCTATTCAATCGCATGTTATAGTGGATGTAAGAACAATAAATAAAGTTGAACTAGGCTTTAGAACTACCAGCACCGGAAGAACCCCCACATACAGCACATACACTGATGAAGCAGAGATGATCACTGGAGATCAAAATATAATTAGTATAGAAGCGGTGGTTCAGTATAGGGTAAACGATCCTGTAGCGTATGCCTTCAATGTAATTCAGGGGTACGACTTAGTTAAATCTACCTCTGAAAGTGTACTTAGAGAACGTGTTGCACTGTCAGATTTAGAAAATGTCTTGACTACAGAGAGAGATCAAATAGCTATGGAAACAGCTGAAAGAGTTCAGTCCATACTGGACAGTTACAACTCCGGTATTCTCATACAAAACGTTTATCTCCAAGCAGTAACCCCACCAGAACCTGTGGTTCCTGCTTTCGATGATGTGAACAACGCACGTCAAGACCAACAAACAGCAATAAACGAAGCTCAAAGGTACGGCAATGACATCATTCCAAGAGCCGAAGGAGAAGCCCAAAGAATCTTAAACGATGCACAAGCTTACGCATATGAACAAGTTGCAAAGGCAACAGGAGAAGCGGAAAGGTTCAAAGCTTTACTGGAAGAATACCAAAACTCAGAAGACATTACTAGAAAAAGGTTAATATTAGACTCTGTACAACAAATGATTAAAAATTCAAAGATACAAGTAGTATCTGAAGAAGGAAACACCTTGAACTTCTTGGATTTAAGCGAAATTATTGGTGGTGATACACTTTGA
- a CDS encoding NAD-dependent epimerase/dehydratase family protein produces MADKNKYRILVTGGAGFIGSNLVDRLMKEGHSVVVIDNLSTGNVEFLSPMALFYQQDIRDYNVLEKIFETHKFDYVFHLAAQISVPDSVKDPNWDAEINVMGTLNLLKLSVKYDIKKFIFSSTGGAIYGDNAPIPTSEDYCPHPISPYAISKLACEKYIEFYSLQYDLNYTILRYANVYGPKQTPKGEAGVVAIFTQNMLEKKEIVIYGDGEQVRDFVHVFDVVEANFLSINKADKETINISTNKKTTVNELFEVMKRKTGYENAPVYKPERDGDVKISLLSNAKAKSILGWEPNYDLEKGVENTIEWYTTSL; encoded by the coding sequence ATGGCTGATAAAAACAAATATCGAATCCTCGTTACTGGAGGTGCAGGTTTCATAGGTTCAAACTTAGTTGATAGATTGATGAAAGAAGGCCATTCCGTAGTTGTTATCGATAATCTTTCCACAGGAAATGTAGAATTCTTGTCACCTATGGCTCTTTTTTATCAACAAGATATTAGAGATTATAATGTTTTGGAGAAAATATTTGAAACCCACAAGTTTGATTATGTTTTTCATTTGGCGGCGCAGATCTCTGTTCCCGATTCTGTTAAAGACCCAAACTGGGACGCAGAAATCAATGTGATGGGTACTTTGAATTTATTGAAATTATCCGTTAAGTATGACATAAAAAAGTTCATATTTTCTTCTACAGGCGGGGCTATTTACGGTGATAACGCTCCTATTCCCACTTCAGAAGATTATTGTCCACATCCTATTAGTCCGTATGCCATTTCAAAACTTGCTTGCGAAAAATACATCGAATTTTATTCACTCCAATATGATCTTAATTACACTATATTGAGATATGCGAACGTATATGGTCCCAAACAAACTCCAAAAGGAGAAGCCGGGGTAGTAGCAATCTTTACACAAAATATGCTTGAAAAAAAAGAGATAGTTATTTACGGTGATGGAGAACAAGTGCGGGATTTCGTACATGTTTTTGATGTCGTTGAAGCCAATTTTTTATCAATAAATAAAGCTGATAAAGAGACGATAAATATCTCAACCAATAAGAAGACAACTGTAAACGAACTTTTTGAAGTGATGAAAAGGAAAACAGGGTATGAGAATGCCCCAGTTTATAAGCCAGAAAGAGATGGGGATGTGAAGATAAGCTTACTTTCGAATGCGAAGGCAAAAAGTATTTTAGGATGGGAGCCTAATTACGATTTAGAAAAAGGGGTGGAAAACACTATTGAGTGGTACACAACCTCTTTATGA
- a CDS encoding replication-associated recombination protein A: MSGTQPLYEIIRPKKVDEVLGNEKLKEILKTWIKNKKVRSFIIYGEPGSGKSTIVRALINEIKDYYDVFSISGAIEGKKKIKDIIEQKNNLFTKPKLLFVDEIHRLNKAEQDTLLLSVETGELTLIGATTENPAISVNPALLSRVLVFKTKELITDDYEKLFQQIEDYYKDLKITKEARKALIEYAGNDIRRIMNLIETANEAGINSIDLEFLKDFTGYRLTYDKNAKYSFISAYIKSMRGSDVDAALLYLAYMLESGEDPMYIARRMVILSAEDVGLADPNALNIAVSAMIATEHVGYPECYLPLSEATMYLCSSPKSNSAYLAYAKAKEFISQNNFEIPPKLINPLNKRMEKQGFGEGYKYPHDYGGFVRESYMPEGFESTQFFTPKEIGIEKRIKERLKDLWKDKKNY; encoded by the coding sequence TTGAGTGGTACACAACCTCTTTATGAGATAATTAGACCGAAAAAGGTTGATGAGGTATTGGGTAACGAAAAGTTGAAAGAAATTCTTAAAACCTGGATAAAAAATAAAAAGGTTAGATCTTTCATTATATATGGGGAACCTGGAAGTGGTAAGTCTACGATTGTAAGGGCTTTAATAAACGAAATAAAAGATTATTACGATGTTTTTTCTATTTCAGGGGCAATAGAAGGAAAGAAAAAAATAAAGGATATAATAGAGCAAAAAAATAATCTTTTTACAAAACCCAAATTATTATTTGTCGACGAAATACATCGATTGAATAAAGCCGAGCAAGATACCTTACTTTTAAGTGTTGAAACGGGAGAATTAACTCTCATAGGGGCGACAACAGAAAATCCAGCTATTAGTGTCAACCCTGCTTTGTTATCAAGAGTATTGGTTTTTAAAACTAAAGAACTGATTACTGACGATTATGAAAAATTATTCCAACAAATAGAAGATTACTACAAAGATTTAAAAATTACAAAAGAAGCACGCAAAGCACTCATAGAATATGCTGGAAATGACATCCGAAGGATAATGAATCTAATAGAGACTGCAAATGAAGCTGGGATAAATTCAATTGATTTGGAATTTCTGAAAGATTTTACCGGATATCGGCTAACTTACGATAAAAACGCAAAATACAGCTTCATTTCTGCATATATAAAAAGTATGAGGGGTAGCGATGTGGATGCGGCTTTGTTATACCTTGCTTATATGCTTGAAAGCGGTGAGGACCCGATGTATATAGCAAGAAGGATGGTTATTTTATCTGCCGAGGATGTTGGTTTGGCTGATCCTAACGCCTTAAATATAGCTGTATCAGCTATGATAGCTACTGAACATGTTGGTTACCCCGAATGTTACCTTCCGTTATCTGAAGCTACAATGTATCTGTGTTCATCGCCAAAATCCAATTCAGCATACCTAGCCTACGCTAAAGCCAAAGAGTTTATAAGCCAAAATAATTTCGAGATTCCCCCTAAATTGATAAATCCTTTGAATAAAAGAATGGAAAAACAAGGCTTTGGAGAAGGGTACAAGTATCCTCACGATTACGGAGGTTTCGTTAGAGAAAGTTACATGCCAGAAGGTTTTGAAAGTACCCAATTTTTCACGCCAAAGGAAATCGGTATTGAAAAACGCATAAAAGAACGATTAAAAGATCTCTGGAAAGATAAGAAGAATTATTGA
- a CDS encoding ABC transporter ATP-binding protein → MSTHFPVAEGTVKAVNQLSFTLSKNETLGIVGETGSGKSVAMKSVMGMIKSPGYITKESQILFKTNEFSKDGKEEFVDLAKLKQKDFTRIRGKHIGMVFQDPMSSLNPMFTIADQMIETIVFHQNVSIEEARERAIKLLDDVGIANPAERIDDFPFQFSGGQRQRVVIAIGLSCNPEILIADEPTTALDVTIQAQILELMKDLQKEYDMGMIYITHDLSVIAEVADKVIVMYGGTQMEMTDIYTLFEKPRHPYTHALLSCIPRHDIKVDLLNPIKGQPPVMLDPPPLCPFLPRCPYATDKCRKEWPELTEVEENHYIRCFNPISDTTPVHYDDVIDKKEAL, encoded by the coding sequence ATGAGTACTCACTTTCCCGTAGCTGAAGGAACGGTTAAAGCTGTTAATCAACTTTCTTTCACTTTGAGTAAAAATGAAACTTTAGGAATCGTTGGTGAAACAGGATCGGGAAAAAGTGTAGCCATGAAGTCTGTAATGGGGATGATTAAAAGCCCTGGTTATATTACCAAAGAGAGTCAAATATTATTTAAAACAAACGAATTCAGTAAAGACGGTAAGGAAGAGTTCGTTGATCTGGCAAAATTAAAACAGAAAGATTTTACAAGGATAAGAGGAAAACATATTGGGATGGTCTTTCAGGACCCAATGTCTTCTTTGAACCCAATGTTTACAATAGCTGATCAAATGATTGAAACTATTGTTTTTCACCAAAATGTGTCCATAGAAGAAGCAAGGGAAAGGGCTATAAAACTTTTAGATGATGTAGGGATTGCCAATCCAGCTGAAAGGATCGATGACTTTCCCTTCCAGTTTTCAGGTGGTCAAAGGCAAAGGGTAGTAATAGCGATAGGGCTTTCTTGCAATCCAGAAATTTTAATCGCCGATGAACCTACCACCGCTTTGGATGTTACTATTCAAGCCCAAATTTTAGAGTTGATGAAAGATTTGCAAAAAGAGTATGATATGGGAATGATATACATAACTCATGACCTCTCTGTAATAGCTGAAGTTGCCGATAAGGTTATTGTAATGTATGGTGGAACACAGATGGAAATGACAGATATTTATACACTTTTTGAAAAACCTAGGCATCCATATACCCATGCTCTGCTTTCCTGTATACCCAGGCACGATATAAAGGTAGATCTATTAAACCCTATAAAAGGTCAACCTCCTGTTATGCTGGATCCTCCACCATTGTGTCCTTTTTTGCCAAGATGTCCATATGCCACTGATAAGTGTAGGAAAGAATGGCCCGAGTTAACAGAAGTTGAAGAAAATCATTACATAAGATGTTTCAATCCTATATCTGATACTACTCCTGTTCATTATGACGATGTGATAGATAAGAAGGAGGCTCTTTGA
- a CDS encoding ABC transporter ATP-binding protein — translation MLLKIRNLKKYFPIKQGFLIDRTVGYIKAVDGVNLDLDINETYGLVGESGCGKTTIGKTILRLEDPTSGKIFLNGEETSHYFMNKRAGAKYLEREYIEYAHELEKELGSKEKVLESLEEEERKYIQYYYDNGKEKFLDYMFKDIDRKRADFRRNVQIVFQDPTSSLNPRMTVGQTLIEPLLFHKMAKNKIEAKNIALDMLKKVGLKPYHADRYPHQFSGGQRQRIAVARAIILDPKLIILDEPTSALDVSVQAQIINLLKTLQSEFNVGYLFISHDLGVVRFISNHVGVMYLGRLVEFGDGSEIFDRTLHPYSQALLNAAPLPDPRKRRDRKKFLVKGQVPSPVNRPKGCFFNPRCPYAMDICKKDYPEYYKINENHYVACFLYKEDRDRGLSQEKEGKLVK, via the coding sequence ATGCTTTTAAAAATCCGTAATCTGAAAAAGTATTTTCCAATTAAACAGGGGTTTTTGATAGATAGAACGGTCGGGTACATTAAAGCAGTGGATGGGGTCAATTTGGACTTAGATATAAATGAGACTTATGGATTGGTTGGAGAGTCAGGTTGTGGAAAGACCACGATTGGTAAAACGATTTTGAGATTGGAAGATCCTACTTCGGGGAAGATTTTTTTAAACGGAGAAGAAACTTCTCATTATTTTATGAATAAAAGAGCTGGAGCAAAGTATTTGGAAAGGGAATACATCGAATACGCTCATGAACTAGAAAAAGAGTTAGGGAGCAAAGAGAAGGTTCTTGAAAGTCTTGAAGAAGAAGAGAGAAAGTATATACAATATTACTATGATAATGGAAAAGAAAAATTTTTGGATTATATGTTTAAAGATATAGATAGAAAAAGAGCAGATTTCAGAAGAAATGTTCAAATAGTGTTTCAGGATCCTACATCTTCTTTGAATCCAAGAATGACTGTAGGACAGACGTTAATTGAACCACTGTTGTTTCACAAGATGGCAAAAAATAAAATAGAGGCAAAAAATATCGCCCTTGATATGTTGAAAAAAGTTGGTTTGAAACCTTACCATGCTGACAGATATCCTCATCAATTTTCTGGTGGGCAAAGACAGAGGATTGCCGTAGCACGTGCGATTATTTTAGACCCAAAGTTGATTATCTTGGATGAACCTACTTCTGCGTTAGATGTTTCAGTACAGGCACAGATAATAAATCTTTTAAAGACTTTACAGAGTGAGTTCAACGTTGGATATCTCTTTATTTCTCATGATTTAGGGGTTGTTAGGTTCATTTCAAACCATGTTGGGGTAATGTACCTTGGAAGATTAGTTGAGTTTGGAGACGGTTCAGAAATATTTGATAGAACCTTACATCCATATTCACAAGCTTTGCTAAATGCCGCTCCTCTTCCAGATCCAAGAAAACGAAGAGATAGAAAAAAGTTTTTGGTTAAAGGTCAAGTACCAAGTCCAGTTAATAGGCCTAAGGGATGCTTTTTCAACCCAAGATGTCCCTACGCTATGGATATATGTAAAAAAGATTACCCTGAATACTATAAAATAAACGAAAACCATTATGTTGCTTGTTTCTTATACAAAGAGGATAGAGATAGAGGTTTATCACAAGAAAAAGAGGGTAAGTTGGTAAAATAA
- a CDS encoding ABC transporter substrate-binding protein, which yields MRKLLVLLVVALSALTIFAQEAYNPEWLIADVEGGQKGGTLYLATTSGPKTLNTYWAQETSSSIIINQGGVSLLSRDFYGQPTQPSLAKDWGVERTADGGTLYWFEMREGVKWSDGHPLTVDDVVFTWEKIIVPDLTADGNDVYMDAEGNLPELTVEGNRIMFKYPTVFRFGLETVGGFAIMPKHALEDKVTDAETFQSTWTVEQVDQIVVGGPFKVTEYTEGVRVVLERNPYYFEKSKDGVQLPYLDRIVFEIVTDTNVERLRFEAGETDMHGPAAKDFPALRAQAEEKGWNVIVGPATAGSNFIAFNFNAADPVHRAWFRNDNFRKAVAYAFDKQTIIDTLYNGLAVPCYGPRTNSSAFYNPEIEELGFRYSLVTAQRLLREAGFSWNEKGELVDWDGNVVEFELNTNGENVMRNEISVILVDALGKLGIKVNYRPMQFNAVVQKMYSANWDAIIIGLVGGDDPGWGTNVWLLDGGLHFWNWSPEVMEWVDPDEYWAHPAEQRIDEIMRVQRSILDKDELQELWDEWQMLVAENQILVYTISQNYLNMHKNTLHLYPVEKYGTINPYGYSYSPGLWKIEYAWKEQ from the coding sequence ATGAGAAAGTTGTTGGTACTTTTAGTAGTAGCTTTAAGCGCTTTGACGATTTTTGCGCAAGAAGCTTACAACCCCGAGTGGCTTATCGCCGATGTAGAAGGTGGTCAAAAGGGTGGAACCTTATACCTTGCAACAACTTCTGGCCCAAAAACTCTAAATACTTACTGGGCTCAAGAGACATCATCTTCTATCATCATCAATCAAGGTGGTGTATCGTTACTCAGCAGAGATTTTTATGGCCAACCAACACAACCATCGCTTGCAAAGGATTGGGGTGTTGAGCGTACAGCAGATGGAGGCACACTTTACTGGTTTGAGATGAGAGAAGGGGTTAAATGGTCCGATGGTCACCCACTAACCGTCGACGATGTAGTATTCACATGGGAGAAGATAATAGTCCCAGATTTAACCGCAGATGGTAACGATGTTTATATGGACGCTGAAGGTAATCTTCCAGAATTGACTGTCGAAGGTAATAGAATAATGTTCAAATATCCTACAGTATTCAGATTTGGGCTTGAAACCGTCGGTGGATTCGCCATAATGCCGAAACACGCTTTAGAGGATAAAGTAACGGATGCAGAAACCTTCCAGTCCACTTGGACGGTAGAACAAGTTGATCAAATAGTAGTTGGTGGACCTTTTAAAGTTACAGAGTACACTGAAGGAGTCAGGGTAGTTTTGGAAAGAAACCCATACTACTTTGAAAAGTCAAAAGACGGGGTCCAACTTCCTTACTTAGATAGAATTGTCTTCGAAATAGTGACAGATACTAATGTTGAAAGATTAAGATTCGAGGCAGGAGAAACAGATATGCATGGCCCTGCAGCTAAAGATTTCCCAGCTTTGAGAGCTCAAGCCGAGGAAAAAGGTTGGAATGTAATAGTAGGTCCAGCAACCGCCGGGTCAAACTTTATAGCTTTCAATTTCAACGCAGCCGATCCTGTTCATAGGGCATGGTTCAGAAACGATAATTTCAGAAAAGCTGTAGCATATGCCTTTGATAAACAAACTATCATAGACACGCTGTACAACGGTTTAGCCGTACCTTGTTATGGTCCAAGAACTAATTCTTCAGCTTTCTACAATCCTGAAATTGAGGAGTTAGGATTCAGATATTCTCTTGTTACAGCACAGAGACTGTTAAGAGAAGCAGGTTTTAGTTGGAATGAGAAAGGCGAGTTAGTCGATTGGGATGGAAATGTTGTTGAGTTTGAATTGAACACCAATGGTGAAAACGTGATGAGGAATGAAATTTCTGTTATTTTAGTGGATGCCCTAGGGAAACTTGGAATCAAAGTTAATTACAGGCCAATGCAATTCAACGCAGTGGTTCAAAAAATGTACTCAGCTAACTGGGATGCAATTATCATTGGATTAGTTGGGGGAGACGATCCTGGATGGGGTACAAACGTTTGGTTGTTAGATGGTGGGTTACATTTCTGGAACTGGTCTCCTGAAGTTATGGAATGGGTTGATCCAGATGAATATTGGGCACACCCTGCTGAGCAAAGAATTGATGAGATTATGAGAGTTCAGCGTTCGATTTTAGATAAAGATGAGCTCCAAGAGCTTTGGGACGAATGGCAAATGTTGGTTGCGGAAAATCAGATCTTAGTTTACACAATTTCACAGAATTACTTGAACATGCATAAAAATACTTTACATTTGTATCCTGTAGAAAAATATGGAACGATCAACCCTTACGGTTATTCCTACTCACCAGGTTTGTGGAAAATTGAGTACGCCTGGAAAGAACAGTAA
- a CDS encoding ABC transporter permease, whose amino-acid sequence MLKYIIRRLILAIPVLLGVSVISFFVMQLAPGDFLDTYRINPNISREQIQELERLYGLDKNPVTQYFLWLGNIMKGDWGYSFVYKIDVWQVMLRRLEATLLLGVTTFIFTWGIGIPLGITAALHQYKFTDQALSTLGLIGLSIPNFFFALLWLMWSANTGIFPIGGMLSREFANLPWYKQIGDFFWHVAGPVVTLGTASLAGTMRVMRGQILDEMNQDYAEFARAKGMPSDVVIYKHTLRNAINPVITSLGFSLSSILGGALITEYVFSWPGLGTLMRDAIFQQDIYLVMANLFLQGILLITGNLIADILLAASDPRVRLRMSA is encoded by the coding sequence TTGCTCAAATATATAATTAGAAGGCTTATTCTTGCTATACCTGTGTTGTTAGGAGTATCGGTTATCTCGTTTTTTGTAATGCAGTTGGCACCTGGTGACTTTTTGGATACATATAGAATAAACCCCAATATCAGTCGCGAACAGATTCAAGAATTAGAAAGATTGTATGGATTGGATAAAAATCCTGTAACCCAGTATTTCTTGTGGTTAGGAAACATTATGAAGGGAGATTGGGGTTACTCTTTTGTTTATAAAATAGATGTTTGGCAAGTGATGCTGAGAAGACTTGAAGCCACACTTTTATTGGGAGTGACAACTTTTATATTTACCTGGGGGATTGGTATACCTTTAGGAATAACAGCAGCGCTTCACCAATACAAATTTACTGACCAAGCTCTTTCAACTCTTGGGTTGATAGGTCTTTCAATTCCGAACTTCTTTTTTGCGTTATTATGGTTAATGTGGTCTGCAAATACTGGAATATTTCCCATCGGGGGGATGCTATCACGCGAATTTGCTAATCTTCCCTGGTATAAACAGATAGGTGATTTCTTCTGGCATGTGGCTGGTCCTGTAGTTACATTGGGGACAGCATCTCTTGCTGGAACTATGCGTGTTATGAGAGGACAGATCTTAGATGAGATGAACCAAGATTATGCAGAGTTTGCAAGAGCAAAGGGAATGCCTTCAGACGTTGTCATATACAAGCATACGTTGAGAAACGCTATAAACCCTGTAATTACCTCATTGGGATTCAGTTTATCTTCGATATTGGGTGGTGCGTTGATAACGGAATATGTGTTTTCATGGCCAGGTTTAGGAACTTTGATGAGAGATGCGATCTTCCAGCAAGATATTTATTTAGTAATGGCTAATTTGTTTTTGCAAGGTATTCTATTAATTACTGGTAATTTGATCGCTGATATCTTACTTGCTGCATCTGATCCTCGTGTCAGATTAAGAATGAGTGCTTAA
- a CDS encoding ABC transporter permease, producing MRKKQKDNLKNTPQNTQNDEELFEREFMSTPALIWRALRRHKLGMISLVVLIILYLLAIFADFVSPMNPFNNHIQYRFAPPSTIYRKDLFTGDRVGPHTYLYMSERDPITYQSDYVEATHLDVIRARDPETGDLITFELGAYNPTYNATVSDITYTFKNTIMAKTADGEYIELSTNRKYDQTLIPLSYFTKEENLNGPASYEDGLYDVNFSKLLMGEDIVVKEDNRSMAINTYKSDYRYAPKIMNQEIISIDTFATLEEIYVYFDFLPVVLTPSDLQAVNLKNYPIEFFIHSWDYKLLGLFPSNLHLFGVEKPKLPSLSDYFSNDGILYVWGSDQYGRDIFSRIFFASRISLSIGLIGILLTFTIGIFLGGLAGYFGGWVDEVTMRFTEILMSIPSLYLILTLSAVLPTGISPEIRYLLIVVILSFIGWPGMTRVIRGMTMGLKQTEFVQAAIALGYPPRKVIWNHLLPNTYTYVIVSATLSIPGYILGEASLSFLGVGVTEPGASWGLMLSQAQDIQVLTSYPWVLLPGLFIIITVLAFNLFGDAIRDALDPRALGL from the coding sequence GTGAGAAAAAAGCAGAAGGACAATTTGAAGAACACACCCCAAAACACACAAAACGATGAAGAACTTTTTGAGCGAGAATTCATGTCAACCCCTGCACTTATTTGGAGGGCATTAAGAAGGCACAAATTGGGAATGATATCACTTGTTGTGTTGATCATTTTATATTTACTTGCTATATTTGCAGATTTCGTCTCTCCAATGAATCCATTTAATAACCATATTCAGTATAGATTTGCTCCTCCGTCTACGATTTATAGAAAGGATTTATTCACAGGAGATAGAGTTGGACCTCACACTTATCTGTATATGAGTGAAAGAGATCCAATAACATACCAGAGTGATTATGTAGAAGCAACCCATTTGGATGTAATTAGGGCAAGGGATCCCGAAACAGGTGATTTAATAACCTTTGAATTAGGTGCATACAATCCAACCTACAATGCAACAGTTTCAGACATTACATATACCTTTAAGAATACTATCATGGCTAAAACTGCAGATGGGGAGTACATTGAATTATCAACCAATCGTAAATACGATCAGACCCTGATACCTTTATCTTATTTTACAAAAGAAGAAAACTTAAATGGTCCAGCTTCATATGAAGATGGTCTTTATGACGTTAATTTTTCAAAGCTTTTGATGGGAGAAGATATTGTTGTCAAAGAAGATAACAGAAGTATGGCAATTAATACTTACAAAAGTGATTATAGATACGCTCCTAAAATAATGAATCAAGAAATTATCAGCATAGATACTTTTGCTACTTTGGAAGAAATATATGTTTATTTTGACTTTTTACCAGTTGTATTAACCCCTTCAGATTTACAAGCGGTTAATTTAAAGAATTATCCTATTGAATTTTTCATTCATTCTTGGGATTACAAGCTTTTAGGCCTTTTCCCTAGCAATTTACATTTATTTGGAGTCGAAAAACCAAAATTACCTTCATTATCTGATTATTTTTCAAACGATGGGATACTGTATGTATGGGGATCAGACCAATATGGAAGGGATATTTTCAGTAGGATATTCTTTGCTTCCCGAATTTCCCTTTCTATAGGGTTGATTGGAATATTATTAACTTTTACAATAGGTATTTTTTTAGGCGGTTTGGCTGGATATTTTGGAGGATGGGTAGACGAAGTGACTATGAGGTTTACGGAAATATTGATGTCCATTCCTAGCCTTTATTTGATATTAACTTTAAGTGCTGTTTTGCCTACAGGTATATCGCCAGAGATTAGGTATCTTCTGATAGTTGTGATTTTGTCTTTTATTGGCTGGCCCGGAATGACAAGGGTCATAAGAGGGATGACTATGGGATTGAAACAAACAGAGTTTGTTCAAGCTGCTATAGCCCTAGGATATCCTCCAAGAAAAGTGATCTGGAACCATTTGTTACCGAACACTTATACTTACGTAATCGTTTCCGCTACGTTATCTATACCGGGATATATTTTAGGTGAGGCTAGTCTCAGTTTCTTGGGTGTGGGAGTAACTGAACCTGGAGCCTCGTGGGGCTTGATGCTTTCCCAGGCTCAAGATATACAAGTTTTAACCAGTTACCCTTGGGTACTTTTACCAGGATTGTTTATCATTATAACGGTTCTTGCCTTCAATTTGTTTGGAGATGCCATAAGGGATGCATTGGATCCACGAGCTTTAGGCTTGTAA